CATTCCGCTGACCATGATCTGCGGCCCTTTCCGCGGCATCCCCTTCACCTGGCGGCTCATTGACTGCTCGTTCGGCGGCGTCGGCTTCGCCGTTCTCTGGCCCGTCCGGCGGCTTACCCAGCGGCTGGCCTGCTTGGCCCACTGAAGCGGCTCTCACCTTCCCACGGTCACGCCATCCTTGTCACCGACGAGGCGCACCGCCGTCACGGTGGCCTTGAGGAGGGCGGTGCCGCAGGGGCCGCGGGCGGCGACGGTGTTGTTCTCGAAGCGAACCCCCTCGCAGTTGCTGAGCCAGATGAGGACGCCCGGGTCAAAACCACGGTCGGCGCCGCGACGGCTCGGACGCCCCTGCGCGCGGTCGAAGCGGTTGCCCTTCACCAACACGTCCTGAGCGCCGTCCACGAACAGGTTGATCCCGTCGTTCTCGAGGAAGGTGTTGCCCTCGAGCACGATGTGCTGGTGGCCGTGTGCGATGCCCTTGCGGTCGCCCTCGCCGGCGATGCTGACGATGCCGGGCCGCGCGTCCCACGCCCCCGTGGTGGCGTAGCCGGCGCGGCGGAAGGTGTTGCCACGCACGACGACGTGGCGGCTGTAGCAGGCCTCGTTCCACCAGTACTCGGGGGCGATGATGAGGGCCGCGATGGTGCTGCCGTCCACGGTGTTGCCCTCGACGAGTCCGTCGTCGGCCTTCAGCAGCAGGCCGCGGGCGCGGTGGTTGCGGATGACGCAGTGGCGGACGACGTAGCCGCTGCCGTTGGCGGCGGGGGTGCTGATGCGGCAGCCGAGCGCGGCGGCGGGCAGCGGGCGGTCGAGGGTCAAGCGCCAGAAGTTGCGGGTCTCCTTGAAGTGCTTGTCGTCGGGCAGGGCCTTGGGGGTGTAGCCTTCGGCGCGGTTCACCGCGACGACCGTCGCCTCGCCGGCGAGCGCGCCCTGAAGGTCGAAGAGGCGCAGGGGATCGCCCGCGCGGAAGAAGTTGCCCCAGCGCGTGGCGATCACCCAATCCTTGCCCTCGGCCTCGATCACCATGGCGTAGGTGCCGTGGATGGCCACGCCGTCGTCCGGCATGCCCTCAAAGCGGCAGCCGTCAAGGGTCGGCCCCTTGCGGGCGCCGCTGGAGTGGAAGGCGTCGGCGTTGCAGGCGATGAGCGGGGCGGCGGTGGCGCCGGGCGGCTTGGGGCCATAAGTGACGGTGTAGGAGTAGTGGTTGCCGCCCTCGCCGCCGTCGTCGTGGATGCAGAAGCCGCCTCCGGCGAGGATGGCGACGCCCTCGATGCGCATCCCGCTGCACCCGGCCACGAGGATGTCGCGCTGGCCCGGGCCGCGGAAGGCCATGAGGTCGCCGGCCTCGAGCGCCTCGGCGGCGGGCCGGATCGGGTGGTGGAAGTGCAGCCGCACGAGGTTTCCGCCGAGCATTTCGCCGCTCGTGAAGCCCATGTCGTGGCTGCCCGGCTTCCATTGCCGCGTGCGGGGGTCGAAGACGTAGCCCGTCTGGGGCCTCTCGAGGTAGGCCGCGGGATAGCCCGCGTCCACCCGCAACTCGAGCCAGGCGCCGTCCGGCGCGATCTTCTCGATGCGGCCCTGGGTGAATGGCGGAGTCTCGTTGACGAGCGTCATGCCGCGGAGCGCGACGTTGCGGCAGCGCACGAACTCGATGCCGCCGCGGGTCGGGTCGGTGCGGGCCAGGGTGACGCCGCGGGCGTCTATCTCGAGGTCGGCCAGCCCCTCGAACCTCAGATACGGCCCGCGATCGGGCGTTGGCGGGCGATACGTGCCCTCGGGAACCCGCACGCTCTTGAGCCCCGCCCGGGCCGCGGCCTCGATGCCGCGCTGGAGCGACGCAGGGTCGTCGGGGCCGGTGCGCACGGCGCCGGCCGGCGGGCCCGCGGCACACGCCAGGGGAATCAGCCGCCCCGCGCCCAGGAGCGCGAGAGCCAACAGCGAATGCCACTGCCCGTCGGCCATGGGTCTGCTCCTCGAGCTTGGTCATACCGCACAAGGTCGGCGAAGTCAAACGCCTCGCGAGCCGACATGCCTGCGACGCGTGGTCGGATGCCCGTCGCGAAATGGGCATGCCCGGAGCCGGGCCCCTGCCCTGTCTCCAGGGCTTCGGCGGCTTCTTCATCGGCTTCGCCGGGCCGTGGCATCGGGCCGTTGACTGCCCTGCGCCGGGCAGCTATACTCTGAGCAGAGGAGCGTGAATCCCGATTGGGATTGCTGGGGGTTGAGCATGGGCGCGACGAAGCTCGAAGCCGAGGTGGCGAACCCCTTGAACCCGGGCCGCCAGAAGATCATGCCCCTCCCCATGCTCATCGCCGACATGCGCAGGCTCTTCATCAACTGACCCTCCGTTTCCAGGGGCGAACCGTGTCTGAGAGTCCAGGGGACCGGCGCATACTCAGGGAGTTAGCGAAGCGGGTCGCCGACGTGGCCGCCCTGCCCCTCATGGCCGAGCGGCGGGCCATGTGGAAGCGGCACAACGCGCTCCAGCGCGTCCGCCCGATGATCCTGGTCTTCCCCGAAGGCTCCTGGGGCGAGCTCCTGCCCCAGTCCGCACTGAACTGCGCGGACGAGCGGGCGCGCCGCATCGAGTGGAACCTCCGCAGCCGCCTCTACTACCACGAGCACCTGCACGACGACACGGTGATCGAGCGCGAATGGGTCGTGGGCAAGGCCATCAAACACACGGGCTGGGGCCTCGAGCCGAAGAATATCCCCTCCACCGAGGCGCGCGGGGCATGGAAGTTCGACCCCGTGCTCAACTCGCCCGACGACCTCAAGAAGCTCACGTTCCCCCAGGTCGGCCACGACGAGAAGGCCAC
The nucleotide sequence above comes from Planctomycetota bacterium. Encoded proteins:
- a CDS encoding right-handed parallel beta-helix repeat-containing protein, which encodes MADGQWHSLLALALLGAGRLIPLACAAGPPAGAVRTGPDDPASLQRGIEAAARAGLKSVRVPEGTYRPPTPDRGPYLRFEGLADLEIDARGVTLARTDPTRGGIEFVRCRNVALRGMTLVNETPPFTQGRIEKIAPDGAWLELRVDAGYPAAYLERPQTGYVFDPRTRQWKPGSHDMGFTSGEMLGGNLVRLHFHHPIRPAAEALEAGDLMAFRGPGQRDILVAGCSGMRIEGVAILAGGGFCIHDDGGEGGNHYSYTVTYGPKPPGATAAPLIACNADAFHSSGARKGPTLDGCRFEGMPDDGVAIHGTYAMVIEAEGKDWVIATRWGNFFRAGDPLRLFDLQGALAGEATVVAVNRAEGYTPKALPDDKHFKETRNFWRLTLDRPLPAAALGCRISTPAANGSGYVVRHCVIRNHRARGLLLKADDGLVEGNTVDGSTIAALIIAPEYWWNEACYSRHVVVRGNTFRRAGYATTGAWDARPGIVSIAGEGDRKGIAHGHQHIVLEGNTFLENDGINLFVDGAQDVLVKGNRFDRAQGRPSRRGADRGFDPGVLIWLSNCEGVRFENNTVAARGPCGTALLKATVTAVRLVGDKDGVTVGR